The following coding sequences are from one Ooceraea biroi isolate clonal line C1 chromosome 5, Obir_v5.4, whole genome shotgun sequence window:
- the LOC105279225 gene encoding signal peptidase complex subunit 3: MHTVLTRGNAILAYTLSVSACLTFCCFLSTVFIDYRANTTLNTVKVVVKNVPDYSASREKNDLGYLTFDLQTDLTPLFNWNVKQLFLYLTAEYQTENNKFNQVVLWDKIVLRGDNAVLDFKNMNTKYYFWDDGKGLRGNKNVTLTLSWNIVPNAGLLPSVNALGSHTFAFPSEYTTLRV; the protein is encoded by the exons ATGCATACAGTTCTAACACGTGGAAACGCTATTTTAGCATACACGCTAAGCGTGTCGGCCTGCCTCACTTTCTGTTGTTTCCTCTCGACAGTGTTCATCGATTACAGAGCGAACACGACGTTGAACACAGTTAAAGTTGTTGT AAAAAATGTGCCAGATTACAGTGCGTCTAGGGAAAAGAACGATCTGGGCTACCTGACGTTCGACTTACAAACTG ATCTCACTCCGTTATTTAACTGGAATGTTAAGCAATTGTTCCTGTATCTCACTGCAGAGTATCAGACAGAAAACAACAAGTTTAATCAG GTAGTGCTATGGGATAAGATAGTGCTTCGTGGCGACAACGCCGTGCTCGATTTCAAGAACATGAACACAAAGTATTACTTTTGGGATGATGGCAAAGGCCTCAG GGGAAACAAGAACGTAACATTGACGTTATCTTGGAACATCGTACCGAACGCTGGACTACTACCCAGTGTCAACGCCCTCGGCTCCCATACTTTCGCATTTCCATCCGAGTACACAACGTTACGTGTATAA
- the LOC105279224 gene encoding zinc finger protein 330 homolog, with product MPKKKTGQRKKAEKQKLRQKEIRAAKEQVDLAKYPCNSVMECDKCNKKQKSRAFCYFCQSLQRLPMCAHCGKIKCMLKTGDCVVRHPGVFTTGLGMVGAICDHCEAWVCHGRRCLTTHACTCPLMDAVCQECERGVWDHGGRIFKCSFCDCYLCEDDQFEHQASCQVLEAESFKCQSCNRLGQYSCLRCKTCYCEDHVRRKGFKYEKNKAIPCPKCSYETSQTKDLSMSTRSHKFGRQNHGGPSESDDESGYNDYGNQDSCYGTGNYVNDDEDEDDDDDDYDDDENDDDEDAEDDESSSADEEKKDSKMQQAESNNESKA from the exons GAAGCTTCGGCAGAAGGAGATCCGGGCGGCGAAGGAACAGGTCGACCTGGCCAAGTACCCTTGCAATTCCGTGATG GAATGCGACAAGTGCAACAAGAAGCAAAAGAGCCGCGCCTTCTGCTACTTCTGCCAGAGCCTGCAGCGTCTGCCCATGTGCGCGCACTGCGGCAAGATCAAGTGCATGCTGAAGACGGGGGATTGCGTGGTGCGCCATCCGGGTGTCTTCACCACGGGACTAGGCATGGTG GGAGCCATATGCGATCACTGCGAAGCCTGGGTCTGCCACGGGAGACGTTGCCTCACTACGCACGCGTGTACCTGTCCGCTAATGGACGCTGTCTGCCAGGAATGCGAGAGAGGCGTTTGGGATCACGGTGGAAGGATATTCAAGTGTTCGTTCTGCGATTGTTACCTGTGCGAAGACGATCAGTTTGAGCACCAGGCATCCTGTCAAGTGCTGGAAGCCGAGAGTTTCAAAT GTCAGTCGTGCAACCGCTTGGGACAGTACTCTTGTCTCAGATGCAAGACGTGCTACTGCGAGGATCACGTTCGCAGGAAAGGTTTCAAGTATGAGAAGAATAAGGCTATTCCCTGTCCAAAGTGCAGCTACGAGACATCGCAGACCAAGGATCTAAGCATGTCCA CGAGAAGCCACAAGTTTGGCAGACAGAATCACGGCGGCCCGTCTGAATCCGACGATGAGAGCGGGTACAACGATTATG GAAATCAAGATTCTTGTTACGGTACTGGTAATTACGTCAACGATGACGAGGATgaggacgatgacgatgacgactaTGACGATGACGAAAATGATGACGATGAAGATGCGGAGGATGACGAATCGTCGAGCGCGgacgaagagaagaaagatagCAAGATGCAACAGGCAGAGAGCAATAATGAGAGCAAAGCTTAA